In one window of Longimicrobium sp. DNA:
- a CDS encoding type II secretion system F family protein — translation MPSFAWRAADAAGRTLKGVEEAASPAALERALGARGLYPLEVAPAPARDAGERRGGGRGKRAEMVESIRYLATLLSAGFPLDRALGAVARVAGRNDVAEAVAEVRTRVRGGARLAEGMAEHPDIFPRFAVGMVRAGERGGYLADSLDRLAVQLEREQALRARLASAMLYPAVMVLVGAAALATLFVQVLPRFVELLADTGSQLPRSTALLLATGDFVGRWWPALLMLPMLLAAALAAVRATEEGRHAVDRALLRAPVAGKIRRSVAAVRLARALSTLLRSGMPILPALETASEAQSDAAVAADVLRVREEVRAGDGLAVSLRRGGVYPFSFLQMVEVGEEGGRLPEMLERAAEAMEGEVERSLERLLRLVEPVMIVAFGGAVGFVALSLLQAIYGIQNVP, via the coding sequence GTGCCCTCCTTCGCCTGGCGCGCCGCCGACGCGGCCGGCCGCACGCTGAAAGGCGTGGAGGAAGCGGCTTCGCCCGCGGCGCTGGAGCGCGCGCTGGGGGCGCGGGGGCTGTACCCGCTGGAGGTGGCGCCCGCCCCCGCGCGGGATGCGGGGGAGCGCCGCGGCGGCGGGCGCGGAAAGCGCGCGGAGATGGTGGAGTCCATCCGCTACCTGGCCACGCTCCTCTCCGCCGGCTTTCCGCTGGACCGCGCCCTGGGGGCGGTGGCGCGCGTGGCCGGGAGGAACGACGTGGCGGAAGCCGTGGCCGAGGTGCGCACCCGAGTGCGCGGCGGGGCGCGGCTGGCCGAGGGGATGGCCGAGCACCCCGACATCTTCCCCCGCTTCGCCGTGGGGATGGTGCGCGCGGGGGAGCGCGGCGGCTACCTGGCCGATTCGCTGGACCGCCTGGCCGTGCAGCTGGAGCGCGAGCAGGCGCTGAGGGCGCGCCTCGCATCGGCCATGCTGTACCCGGCGGTGATGGTGCTGGTGGGCGCCGCGGCGCTGGCGACGCTCTTCGTGCAGGTGCTGCCGCGCTTCGTGGAGCTGCTGGCCGACACCGGCTCCCAGCTCCCGCGCTCCACCGCGCTCCTGCTGGCGACGGGCGACTTCGTGGGGCGCTGGTGGCCCGCGCTGCTGATGCTGCCGATGCTGCTGGCCGCGGCGCTCGCGGCCGTCCGCGCCACCGAGGAAGGGCGCCACGCCGTGGACCGCGCGCTCCTGCGCGCGCCCGTCGCGGGGAAGATCCGGCGCAGCGTGGCGGCGGTGCGGCTGGCGCGGGCGCTCTCGACCCTCCTGCGCAGCGGGATGCCGATCCTCCCCGCGTTGGAGACGGCCTCCGAGGCCCAGTCCGATGCCGCCGTCGCCGCCGACGTGCTGCGGGTGCGCGAGGAGGTGCGCGCGGGCGACGGGCTGGCGGTCTCATTGCGCCGTGGCGGCGTGTACCCCTTCTCCTTCCTGCAGATGGTGGAAGTGGGGGAGGAGGGCGGCCGCCTTCCCGAGATGCTGGAGCGCGCCGCCGAGGCCATGGAGGGCGAGGTGGAGCGCTCGCTGGAGCGCCTCCTTCGCCTGGTGGAGCCGGTGATGATCGTGGCGTTCGGCGGCGCGGTGGGCTTCGTCGCCCTCTCGCTCCTGCAGGCGATCTACGGCATCCAGAACGTGCCCTGA
- the gspG gene encoding type II secretion system major pseudopilin GspG: protein MPHTRKTAGFTLVEILVVIIVIAVLATLVAPNVFRHVGRAKDSTARAQIEMLGSALEAYRLDNDAYPTTEQGLAALVKRPETAPVPRDWRGPYLKRDVPKDPWGAAYVYRSPAREDAGGYELLTLGRDAREGGEGENADISAR, encoded by the coding sequence ATGCCTCACACCCGAAAGACGGCGGGGTTCACGCTGGTGGAGATCCTGGTGGTGATCATCGTTATCGCGGTGCTCGCCACGCTGGTGGCGCCCAACGTGTTTCGGCACGTGGGAAGGGCCAAGGACAGCACCGCGCGCGCGCAGATCGAGATGCTGGGGTCGGCGCTGGAGGCGTACCGGCTGGACAACGACGCCTACCCCACCACCGAGCAGGGGCTCGCGGCACTGGTGAAGCGGCCGGAGACGGCCCCCGTGCCGCGCGATTGGAGAGGGCCCTACCTCAAGCGCGACGTGCCCAAGGATCCGTGGGGGGCCGCGTACGTCTACCGCAGCCCCGCGCGTGAGGACGCCGGCGGCTACGAGCTCCTCACGCTGGGGCGCGACGCGCGCGAGGGCGGCGAGGGCGAGAACGCCGACATCTCCGCGCGGTAG
- a CDS encoding PilN domain-containing protein → MAIALAPERMVAASGPAARIPEVLESDLSPATRGGGWPELDEALAALAAALGASGGTLDVALLGRLGHAKVVPLPPVRRAELGALVAKNARRHFAVRDESLVADAVRVERVRAGAPAATLAVVAPEAIVEAVGAAAQACGFTLGRIVPGAVALAEAVRARVPAARRGRVGVVARTQAGVEVVILREGTLEAVHPLAAGPAEDAASLAERVVATLRPAAEWSPLDGLVVCGAAEDDLALRDALSRRADAPPPLAAAGVQQIPAEAVLALGAALARDSVPQLMPAAMVRARARLQRRRNVVLVAASALLLLIAAGFHLNGLRRELDAVLARRAEIAPAVRRARETRAGVDEVRMRLAALAALERDAPEWTAEVAALARALPDSAHLTTLTADSVSVRLGGIARSAASVVPALEASPRLARVALAAPVRWEAGDAGERFDIAATRESRP, encoded by the coding sequence TTGGCGATCGCGCTGGCGCCTGAGCGGATGGTGGCGGCGAGCGGGCCGGCGGCGCGCATCCCCGAAGTACTGGAGAGCGACCTGTCGCCCGCCACGCGCGGCGGGGGCTGGCCGGAGCTGGACGAGGCTCTCGCCGCGCTGGCGGCGGCGCTGGGCGCGTCGGGTGGCACGCTGGACGTGGCGCTTCTGGGGCGGTTGGGACACGCCAAGGTCGTCCCGCTCCCGCCGGTGCGCAGGGCGGAGCTGGGCGCTCTGGTGGCCAAGAACGCCCGCCGCCATTTCGCCGTGCGCGACGAGTCGCTGGTGGCCGATGCGGTGCGCGTGGAACGGGTCCGCGCCGGCGCCCCGGCCGCGACGCTGGCCGTCGTCGCGCCGGAAGCGATCGTCGAAGCCGTGGGCGCGGCGGCGCAGGCGTGCGGATTCACCCTGGGGCGCATCGTCCCCGGCGCGGTCGCGCTGGCGGAGGCGGTGCGCGCGCGGGTGCCGGCGGCGCGGCGCGGGCGTGTGGGTGTCGTCGCGCGCACGCAGGCCGGGGTGGAGGTGGTGATCCTGCGCGAGGGGACGCTGGAGGCCGTCCATCCCCTCGCCGCCGGGCCGGCGGAGGACGCGGCGTCGCTGGCGGAGCGCGTCGTGGCCACCCTGCGCCCCGCGGCGGAGTGGTCGCCGCTCGACGGGCTGGTGGTGTGCGGGGCGGCGGAGGACGACCTCGCCCTTCGCGACGCCCTCTCGCGGCGGGCCGATGCGCCTCCCCCGCTCGCCGCGGCAGGGGTGCAGCAGATCCCCGCCGAGGCGGTGCTCGCGCTGGGGGCGGCGCTGGCCCGCGACTCCGTGCCGCAGCTCATGCCCGCGGCCATGGTGCGCGCCCGCGCGCGCCTTCAGCGGCGGCGCAACGTGGTGCTGGTGGCGGCTTCGGCGCTCCTCCTCCTGATCGCGGCCGGATTCCACCTGAACGGGCTGCGGCGCGAGCTGGACGCGGTACTGGCGCGCAGGGCCGAGATCGCGCCCGCCGTGCGCCGCGCCCGCGAGACGCGCGCCGGGGTGGACGAGGTGAGGATGCGCCTCGCCGCGCTCGCGGCCCTCGAGCGCGACGCGCCGGAGTGGACGGCGGAGGTGGCCGCGCTGGCCCGCGCCCTTCCGGACTCCGCGCACCTCACCACCCTGACGGCCGACTCCGTGAGCGTGCGGCTGGGGGGGATCGCGCGCTCGGCGGCGTCGGTGGTGCCGGCGCTGGAGGCTTCGCCGCGGCTGGCGCGGGTGGCGCTGGCGGCGCCGGTGCGCTGGGAAGCGGGGGATGCGGGGGAGCGCTTCGACATCGCCGCCACCCGGGAGTCGCGGCCATGA